A section of the Citrus sinensis cultivar Valencia sweet orange chromosome 8, DVS_A1.0, whole genome shotgun sequence genome encodes:
- the LOC102631272 gene encoding uncharacterized protein LOC102631272: MAEDSNGDRSDVSDYTSEDEGTEDYRRGGYHAVRIGDTFKNGRYVVQSKLGWGHFSTVWLAWDTQTSHYVALKVQKSAQHYTEAALDEIKILKQIAEGDPDDKKCVVKLLDHFKHSGPNGQHVCMVFEYLGENLLTLIKYADYRGVPLHMVKEICFHILVGLDHLHRELSIIHTDLKPENVLLMSMIDPSKDPRKSGPPPMLLTKKDKLVLDPGVSKESKIFHGDLTKNQKKKIKKKAKKAAQGCSSNEACEENESDSKPSSPDHTSVDAEPNGDSVEDQQNGSLIKNEATSNEGINKDCKRPSRSRRKELLAAVDLKCKLVDFGNACWTYKQFTNDIQTRQYRCPEVLLGSKYSTPADLWSFACICFELATGDVLFDPHSGDNYDRDEDHLALMMELLGMMPRKIAFGGRYSRDFFNRHGDLRHIRRLRFWPLNKVLTEKYDFSEKDANDMADFLVPILDFVPEKRPTAAQCLTHPWINVGPRLLEPSMAATQPQDTGGSISDKNRREKDEREAMEARVGNIAIDGVSKPSRDNAAATLRPPK, from the exons ATGGCGGAAGATAGTAATGGAGATCGAAGTGATGTAAGTGATTACACGTCAGAGGATGAGGGAACGGAGGATTACAGGAGAGGAGGGTACCATGCAGTGCGTATTGGTGATACTTTCAAGAATGGTCGCTATGTAGTTCAAAGCAAGCTTGGCTGGGGCCATTTCTCCACCGTTTGGCTCGCTTGGGATACTCAAACTTCT CATTATGTAGCTTTGAAAGTCCAGAAGAGTGCTCAGCACTACACTGAGGCAGCTTTGGATGAGATAAAGATCCTCAAACAGATAGCTGAGGGAGACCCAGATGATAAAAAGTGTGTTGTGAAGCTTTTAGATCACTTTAAGCATTCAGGGCCGAATGGGCAGCATGTGTGTATGGTTTTCGAGTACTTGGGAGAGAATCTTCTGACGCTCATTAAGTATGCAGATTATCGTGGGGTTCCTTTACACATGGTCaaagaaatttgttttcatattttggtgGGTTTAGATCATTTGCATCGTGAGCTTTCGATTATTCACACTGATTTGAAACCAGAGAATGTATTGCTCATGTCAATGATTGATCCATCTAAAGATCCCCGCAAATCAGGCCCTCCTCCTATGCTTCTTACCAAAAAAGATAAACTTGTGCTTGATCCCGGTGTTTCAAAAGAGAGTAAGATTTTTCATGGGGATCTAACCAAGaatcaaaagaagaagattaaaaagaaagctAAGAAAGCAGCTCAGGGTTGTTCATCTAATGAAGCGTGTGAGGAAAATGAGTCAGACTCCAAGCCATCTAGTCCCGATCACACCAGTGTTGATGCAGAACCGAATGGGGACTCTGTTGAAGACCAACAGAATGGTTCcttgataaaaaatgaagCTACTTCTAATGAAGGAATTAATAAAGATTGTAAAAGGCCAAGCCGCTCCAGAAGAAAAGAGCTTTTGGCAGCAGTTGATCTAAAGTGCAAATTGGTTGATTTTGGAAATGCTTGTTGGACATACAAACAATTTACGAACGACATTCAGACGCGGCAGTATAGGTGTCCCGAGGTTCTTCTCGGATCTAAGTACTCCACTCCAGCTGATCTATGGTCATTTGCTTGCATATGCTTTGAGCTGGCCACAGGCGATGTTCTTTTTGATCCTCACAGTGGTGACAATTATGATAGGGATGAG GATCACTTGGCACTGATGATGGAGCTTCTAGGGATGATGCCTCGCAAG ATTGCTTTCGGTGGTCGCTATTCCCGAGATTTCTTCAATAGACATGGAGATTTAAGGCATATCCGTCGTCTGCGTTTTTGGCCTCTTAATAAGGTGCTTACAGAGAAGTACGACTTCAGTGAGAAAGATGCAAATGACATGGCCGACTTCCTTGTTCCAATTCTTGACTTTGTCCCTGAAAAAAGACCAACAGCAGCCCAATGTCTTACTCATCCATGGATCAATGTAGGTCCTCGGCTGCTTGAGCCTTCTATGGCTGCTACTCAGCCGCAGGACACAGGAGGGAGTATTTCTGATAAAAATAGGAGAGAAAAGGATGAGAGGGAGGCAATGGAGGCGCGAGTGGGAAATATAGCAATTGACGGGGTTTCAAAGCCTTCTAGAGACAATGCAGCTGCTACTCTAAGACCTCCAAAATAA